In Salarias fasciatus chromosome 20, fSalaFa1.1, whole genome shotgun sequence, a single window of DNA contains:
- the LOC115408413 gene encoding tumor necrosis factor receptor superfamily member 14-like, giving the protein MTPRRRPPAAAVFLVIVSVFRADSFTCHPAEYEVDNECCPMCPAGTRVGVDCTELRSISCLPCMEGTFTEKPNGLKKCFSCTPCDQGSGLTVRKSCSATSDTVCEPLEGFLCVDSSDRNGCAAVRKHHSCEPGQYIHQKGTASSDTQCSPCSDGTFSDGNSTTCQQHTQCEELGLLQTTAGNTSADAQCEEENLSGTVKAVSVGLVLVVLLILSVGGVVMFIKRKTIFKERQN; this is encoded by the exons ATGACTCCGAGGAGAAGGCCTCCAGCAGCCGCCGTCTTCCTG GTGATTGTGAGTGTCTTCAGGGCTGATTCCTTCACCTGCCATCCAGCTGAGTATGAAGTGGACAATGAGTGCTGTCCCATGTGTCCAGCAG GAACTCGAGTGGGGGTTGACTGCACAGAGCTCAGGAGCATTTCCTGTCTGCCCTGTATGGAGGGAACCTTCACAGAAAAGCCCAACGGGTTAAAGAAGTGTTTCTCCTGCACACCCTGTGATCAAG GTTCTGGACTGACAGTGAGGAAGTCCTGTTCAGCAACATCAGACACAGTTTGTGAGCCGCTGGAAGGATTTCTGTGTGTCGACTCTTCTGACAGAAACGGCTGTGCAGCAGTGAGGAAGCACCACAGCTGTGAGCCGGGTCAATACATCCATCAGAAAG gaACAGCCTCCTCAGACACCCAGTGCTCCCCCTGCAGCGACGGGACGTTTTCTGACGGGAACTCCACCACAtgtcagcagcacacaca ATGTGAAGAGCTGGGCCTGCTGCAGACAACAGCTGGAAACACTTCAGCTGATGCTCAGTGTGAGGAAGAAAACCTATCTGGAACAGTCAAAGCTGTCagtgtgggtctggttctggtggttctgttAATACTCTCAGTAGGTGGAGTTGTAATGTTTATAAAACGAAAGACTATCTTCAAG